From the Psychrobacter sp. P11F6 genome, the window CAAGCGGGCAAGCTTGGTATGACAGTCTCTGATGACACGATTAATCGTCTATTGCGTGAAGAAGAAATTTTTAAGGACGCAGAAGGTAATTTTTCTAACGATCAATTTTCAAATTTCTTGCGCCAGCGCGGCATGACTAAAGATCAGCTATTTGCTGAGTTTCGTAACCAATTAAGCCTCGACCAGCTCAATGCAAGTATTGTTGGCACGGCAGTATATCCCATGCAAGCGGTCAGTCAATTGATTGACTTACAACTTGAGTCGCGCAATATCTGGCTGCATCGATTTAATTGGCAAGACTATGTAGATCAGGTCAAGTTAAGCAAAGGCGATATACAAGCCTATTATGATGCCAATAAAGACACACTAAAAAGTGCGGCGATGGTAGATTTGGCATATTTGCAATTAAGTCCTAAAACCATTCAAGTGAATGAAGTTACGGAAGAGGATTTGCAGCAGCAATATGAAGCTTATAAGCAAGGGCTAGCGGTCGTCGATGAACGCAAAATCAGTCAAATCCTATTAACGGGTAAAGACGCGAAGACCAGAGCGACTAAAATCAAAGCCCGCTTGGATAAAGGTGAGTCTTTTGCCGCATTGGCTAAAACTGAGTCAGATGATCCATCAGGAGCAACAGGTGGCGATATTGGTACCTTTAATCCCTCTGTGTTTGGCAATGATGCCGCAGCGGTTGAGCAGGCTTTAGAAGGCTTAAGTGTGGGTGATGTAACAGCACCTATTAAGACTAGCTTTGGCTACCAGATATTTACCGTAACCGAAGATAACGGTAGTAAAATCCCAAGCCTAGAAAGCATGCGTGCAGAGCTGACAGCAAAAGCCAAAGAATATAAGCGTCAAGAAATCTATGCAGATAAAGTAACAGCGATTAATGACTTGGCAGCAGATGGCTTTAGCATCGAAGATATTGCTCAGCAAGAGAACGTAACGCTAAAACGTATCAAGGATTATCGTAAAGAAAACAACAAATCGGAGTTATCACAACCAGCAGTGATTAAGCAGGCTTTTGATGAGTTTACCATTCAAGATCAGGCAGTAACCGCAGGTATCGAAGTCGGTAACGGGACGGTATGGGTGCAGCCAAGCAACTATCGTCCTACGAAAACGCTTAGCTTAGCTGCTGCTACACCAAAAATCACTCAGATATTACGTCAAGAAAAGGCCACGGCATTGGCGCTAAAAGAGGCGAAGAAACTAGCCGCTGGTATTAAAACGCCTGCTGATATCAATAAACAGCCAGTACGTTTTCAATCATTAGGTGAAGTGAATCGCCAAACCACTCTATTGACAGAGAAAGAGCGCGGATTGGCCTTTAGTCAGCAAGCAGCTAATAATGGCGTCGTTGCTATTGCCAGTGAGACTGAGATGGGCGCGACTTTGTTGGTCGGTGATCGTATTAAAACAGAGGAGCAGTCGCCATTATCTGATGTGCAAAGAGCACAAACAGCTGCCATCATTCGTGATAACTTGGGGCAAGATCAGCTACAAGATTACTTGGATTATCTACGTTTGGTGTATAAAGTTGAAATTAATGACGCCAATATAGCAAACGCGCAAGGGCGTTAGAAGTAAAGCTATTAAGGAAAATTTGAGATACTTACTTAGTTATTCTTTCCAAATAGTTTTCTCAAATTTTAAGCATAAAAAAGCCACTGTCTACAGTGGCTTTTTTAATGAGTATTACTTTTATCATAAAGATTTAGCATTAATGGCGATACGAAATTCAATACTGCTATCAATGCTAATATTCAAAGTGATACGGAACAATTTAATGGCGGAAATGACGCATACCAGTGAATACCATCGCGATGCCATGCTCATTTGCCGCAGCAATGGTTTCATCATCACGCATAGACCCACCTGGCTGGATAATAGCAGCAATACCGACTTGGGCAGCGTTATCAATGCCATCACGGAAAGGGAAAAAGGCATCTGATGCCATAACAGCACCTTCAGTAGCCAATCCAGCGTGCTCTGCCTTGATAGCGGCGATACGAGCTGAGTTGACACGGCTCATTTGACCAGCACCAACACCAATAGTACGCTGACCTTTGGCATAAACAATCGCATTAGATTTGACGTATTTTGCTACATTCCAGCTGAATAATAGATCGGCGATTTGCGCTTCTGTTGGTTGTACATCAGTGACAATCTTTAAGTCATTGGCCGTAATCAAACCAAGATCTTGCTCTTGTACTAGCAGGCCACCGTTGACGCGCTTGTAGTCAAGCTGACTATCGCGTTGATCTGGCGCTGGCAGTTCGCCGCACACCAATACACGGACATTTTTCTTAGCAGCTGTCGCTTCAAGCACACCATCTTCGATGCTTGGTGCAATAATAACCTCTACAAACTGATTGTCGATAATGGCTTTAGCCGCCGCCAACGTCAATGGGCGGTTAAAAGCAATGATGCCGCCAAAAGAAGACTCAGGGTCAGTACTAAAAGCAGTGTTATAAGCGGTTACTTGATCGTTATCCACAGCGACACCGCAAGGGTTGGCATGCTTAACGATAACGCAAGCAGGGGCGCTAAAGGCTTTCACACACTCAAGAGCAGCATCAGTATCGGCGATATTGTTATAAGACAGCGCCTTGCCTTGCAGTTGCTTAGCAGTCGCTATAGAGGCTTGTTGGCTTTTTAGCGGATGGTTTTCTGTATAAAAAGCGGCGTTTTGATGTGGGTTTTCGCCGTAGCGTAGGTCTTGTACTTTTTCCAGTTGGACATTAAAGGTACGTGAGAAATTCTCAGGCTGCTGGCTTTCATTGACACGGCTACCTAAGAAATTGGCAATCATTCCGTCATACTGTGCAGTATGCTCGAAAGCCTTAACCGCTAAGTCATAGCGCAAAGCAGGTGTCAGCTCGGTGCCATCACCTAAAGCGGCAAGTATGCGCTCATAATCTGCTGGATCAGTCACGATACCCACATGAGCGTGGTTTTTCGCCGCAGAACGCACCATCGTAGGACCACCGATGTCGATGTTTTCGATAGCATCGTTCATGGTGACATCCGCACGAGCAATGGTTTCAGCAAACGGATAAAGGTTGACGACAACCAAATCAATACGCTCAATCGCGTGCTCACTCATTACGGCATCGTCTGTACCACGGCGTCCTAGGATGCCACCATGAATTTTAGGATGTAGCGTTTTGACACGGCCATCCATCATTTCAGGGAAACCTGTGTAATCGGATACTTCGGTCACAGCGACATTGTTTTCTGTGAGTAAACGATAAGTACCGCCAGTAGATAGTAAG encodes:
- a CDS encoding SurA N-terminal domain-containing protein; amino-acid sequence: MDKLRDFLKSWPGRILLILCLSPLALLGVESYFGGGVDPNQVAQVGEASVGLSEYQTAVNNRRTEILEQVDDASLLNEDVLHEQVLKGLIDRTLLEQQAGKLGMTVSDDTINRLLREEEIFKDAEGNFSNDQFSNFLRQRGMTKDQLFAEFRNQLSLDQLNASIVGTAVYPMQAVSQLIDLQLESRNIWLHRFNWQDYVDQVKLSKGDIQAYYDANKDTLKSAAMVDLAYLQLSPKTIQVNEVTEEDLQQQYEAYKQGLAVVDERKISQILLTGKDAKTRATKIKARLDKGESFAALAKTESDDPSGATGGDIGTFNPSVFGNDAAAVEQALEGLSVGDVTAPIKTSFGYQIFTVTEDNGSKIPSLESMRAELTAKAKEYKRQEIYADKVTAINDLAADGFSIEDIAQQENVTLKRIKDYRKENNKSELSQPAVIKQAFDEFTIQDQAVTAGIEVGNGTVWVQPSNYRPTKTLSLAAATPKITQILRQEKATALALKEAKKLAAGIKTPADINKQPVRFQSLGEVNRQTTLLTEKERGLAFSQQAANNGVVAIASETEMGATLLVGDRIKTEEQSPLSDVQRAQTAAIIRDNLGQDQLQDYLDYLRLVYKVEINDANIANAQGR
- the purH gene encoding bifunctional phosphoribosylaminoimidazolecarboxamide formyltransferase/IMP cyclohydrolase, translating into MSTTPLALLSVSDKSNIVEFAQGLIKSGFGLLSTGGTYRLLTENNVAVTEVSDYTGFPEMMDGRVKTLHPKIHGGILGRRGTDDAVMSEHAIERIDLVVVNLYPFAETIARADVTMNDAIENIDIGGPTMVRSAAKNHAHVGIVTDPADYERILAALGDGTELTPALRYDLAVKAFEHTAQYDGMIANFLGSRVNESQQPENFSRTFNVQLEKVQDLRYGENPHQNAAFYTENHPLKSQQASIATAKQLQGKALSYNNIADTDAALECVKAFSAPACVIVKHANPCGVAVDNDQVTAYNTAFSTDPESSFGGIIAFNRPLTLAAAKAIIDNQFVEVIIAPSIEDGVLEATAAKKNVRVLVCGELPAPDQRDSQLDYKRVNGGLLVQEQDLGLITANDLKIVTDVQPTEAQIADLLFSWNVAKYVKSNAIVYAKGQRTIGVGAGQMSRVNSARIAAIKAEHAGLATEGAVMASDAFFPFRDGIDNAAQVGIAAIIQPGGSMRDDETIAAANEHGIAMVFTGMRHFRH